Proteins co-encoded in one Vicinamibacterales bacterium genomic window:
- a CDS encoding MFS transporter has translation MASASTTTEAPAPGAGRWRWGVCALLFLATTVNYVDRQVIALLKPTLQHDLGWTEIDYADIVFAFQGAYAIGLLVAGRIIDRIGTKLGFSLALLVWSAAAIAHAWAIAIGGYTAPLLALAGLTYSGSVAGFIAVRFLLGLGEGGNFPAAIKTVAEWFPKKERALATGIFNSGTNVGALLAPLAVPWLTLRYGWPGAFVATGAIGLAWLALWWPLYAPAARHPRVTPQELAYIQSDPPDPPVRVPWLKLIPHRQTWAVAAAKGLTDPIWWLYLFWIPDFLFKRYGIDLKSLALPVIVIYQLATVGSVGGGWFSSALMRRGWTLNGARKSAMLTCAIAVVPIAFAARAGSVWTAVILIGVAAAAHQGWSANVFTLASDMFPRHAVGSVVGFAGMWGALGGMVIAKVTGYILQTTGSYVPVFMIAASAYLVAIAVVHVLAPRLEPAQLDQA, from the coding sequence GTGGCGTCCGCATCGACGACGACGGAAGCGCCGGCCCCCGGCGCCGGCAGGTGGCGGTGGGGCGTCTGCGCGCTGCTGTTCCTGGCGACGACGGTCAACTACGTCGATCGACAGGTGATCGCGCTGCTGAAGCCGACGCTCCAGCACGACCTCGGGTGGACCGAGATCGACTACGCCGACATCGTCTTCGCCTTCCAGGGCGCCTACGCGATTGGCCTGCTGGTCGCCGGCCGGATCATCGATCGCATCGGCACCAAACTCGGGTTCTCGCTCGCGCTGCTCGTCTGGAGCGCTGCGGCGATTGCGCATGCGTGGGCGATCGCGATCGGCGGCTACACGGCGCCGCTGCTGGCGCTGGCCGGCCTCACGTATTCAGGCTCGGTCGCGGGTTTCATCGCGGTGCGCTTTCTCTTGGGGCTTGGCGAAGGCGGAAATTTCCCAGCGGCGATCAAGACCGTCGCGGAGTGGTTCCCGAAGAAGGAGCGCGCGCTGGCGACCGGGATCTTCAATTCCGGCACCAATGTCGGCGCGTTGCTGGCGCCGCTCGCCGTGCCGTGGCTGACGCTGCGCTACGGATGGCCGGGCGCGTTCGTCGCGACCGGCGCCATCGGCCTCGCGTGGCTGGCGCTCTGGTGGCCGCTCTACGCGCCGGCGGCGCGCCATCCTCGGGTGACGCCGCAGGAACTCGCCTACATTCAGAGCGACCCGCCGGACCCACCCGTGCGAGTGCCGTGGCTGAAGCTGATTCCGCACCGGCAGACGTGGGCTGTCGCGGCCGCCAAAGGGCTCACCGATCCGATCTGGTGGCTCTATCTCTTCTGGATTCCCGACTTCCTGTTCAAGCGGTACGGCATCGACCTGAAGTCGCTGGCCTTGCCGGTGATCGTCATCTATCAGCTGGCGACGGTCGGCAGCGTCGGCGGCGGCTGGTTCTCGTCGGCGCTGATGCGCCGGGGCTGGACGCTGAACGGCGCGCGCAAGTCGGCGATGCTGACGTGCGCGATCGCGGTCGTGCCGATCGCGTTCGCGGCGCGCGCCGGCAGCGTGTGGACCGCGGTGATCCTGATCGGCGTGGCCGCCGCCGCGCATCAGGGATGGTCGGCGAACGTGTTCACGCTCGCCTCGGACATGTTCCCGCGCCACGCCGTCGGCTCGGTGGTCGGGTTCGCCGGCATGTGGGGCGCGCTCGGCGGCATGGTCATCGCCAAGGTGACCGGGTATATTCTGCAGACGACCGGCAGCTATGTACCGGTGTTCATGATTGCGGCGTCGGCGTACCTCGTCGCGATCGCGGTCGTGCACGTCCTCGCGCCGAGGCTCGAGCCGGCACAGCTGGATCAGGCATGA
- a CDS encoding lactate racemase domain-containing protein, whose amino-acid sequence MTTGVLQSASSVRILSTEEMRAIVREALSGVRPGTRVLAVIPDKTRDDSTDLLFPMVSQELQARGAGSFDALVAQGTHPPMTGGEKRAKIGFGTAELPLLGEVFDHHWDDPSQLTTLGTLSADEVSCLTDGLMREEVPIQLNRLLAPGAYDLILVIGAVVPHEVAGFAGGAKYFFPGVAGPALTHLTHWLGALATIEHVIGRVETPTRRVIEAAADRVSTPVIGLTSVVTRVDGALRTHGLFAGSLRDTVRQAAAVSTQVHIRYTGRRYRRVLALLDEHYDEMWVAGKASYKLGGIIESGGELVIYAPHLTAISTTHGRLIEKYGYAPLEQVQDMLAGSDELRANLCVAAHLAHVSYGSRVATDGVIVPRYRITLASAIPEDVCRRVRLGYAPVASIDVAAGRLDPDTLVVENAGRDLYLVA is encoded by the coding sequence ATGACGACAGGCGTTCTGCAATCCGCTTCGTCCGTCCGCATCCTCTCGACCGAGGAGATGCGGGCGATCGTCCGCGAGGCGCTCTCCGGGGTCCGCCCGGGAACGCGCGTGCTTGCCGTCATACCGGACAAAACGCGCGACGACAGTACAGATCTTCTCTTCCCCATGGTGTCGCAGGAGCTGCAGGCGCGAGGCGCGGGATCGTTCGACGCGCTGGTGGCGCAGGGGACCCATCCGCCGATGACCGGCGGGGAAAAGCGGGCCAAGATCGGCTTCGGCACGGCGGAGCTGCCGCTCCTCGGCGAAGTCTTCGATCATCACTGGGATGATCCGTCGCAGTTGACGACCCTCGGGACGCTCAGCGCCGACGAGGTGTCGTGTCTCACTGATGGCCTGATGCGCGAGGAGGTGCCGATCCAGCTCAATCGCCTGCTGGCGCCGGGCGCCTACGATCTGATTCTCGTGATCGGGGCGGTCGTGCCGCACGAGGTCGCCGGATTCGCGGGCGGGGCGAAGTACTTTTTCCCTGGCGTCGCCGGCCCGGCGCTGACCCACCTGACGCATTGGCTCGGCGCGCTCGCCACGATCGAACACGTCATCGGACGCGTCGAGACTCCGACGCGGCGCGTGATCGAGGCCGCGGCCGATCGGGTGTCGACCCCCGTCATCGGACTCACGTCGGTGGTGACGCGTGTCGACGGAGCGCTGCGCACGCATGGGCTGTTTGCCGGATCGCTGCGCGACACGGTCCGCCAGGCCGCGGCGGTCAGCACGCAGGTCCACATCCGGTATACGGGACGCCGCTATCGCCGCGTGCTCGCCCTCCTCGACGAGCACTACGACGAGATGTGGGTTGCCGGCAAGGCGAGCTACAAGCTTGGCGGGATCATCGAATCGGGCGGCGAGCTCGTCATCTACGCACCGCACCTGACCGCCATTTCGACGACGCACGGACGGCTGATCGAGAAGTACGGCTACGCGCCGCTCGAGCAGGTGCAGGACATGCTGGCGGGTTCCGACGAGCTGCGCGCCAACCTCTGCGTCGCGGCGCACCTGGCGCACGTCAGTTACGGCAGCCGCGTCGCCACCGACGGGGTCATCGTCCCGCGGTACCGGATTACCCTGGCGTCGGCGATCCCGGAGGACGTCTGCCGGCGCGTCCGCCTGGGGTATGCGCCGGTCGCGTCGATCGACGTCGCCGCGGGCCGCCTCGATCCCGACACCCTGGTGGTCGAAAACGCCGGGCGCGACCTGTATCTCGTCGCCTGA
- a CDS encoding FAD-dependent monooxygenase → MRSALIVGAGIGGLAAAIALRHADWEVQIVEQAATPRELGFALALAPNALAALDELGLRHVVVPRGVEVKTLEVRRADGRLLKRIVMSGAAVQSVVLLRPALHGALLEAVGPGVLQPGCRVTGVESGSSAAVVTADNQDLSRRTPADVVVGADGVGSVVRRALHPGEPPPRPSGYHALRGVSENVADRMGGADAVVYLGDGVEIGVARASASAVYWYISLLDGAVEADAAAALDRGLRGVHETPAGIIRAAAADAIRLDRLWLRAPLVTWGRGRVTLLGDAAHPVLPHTAQGAAQALEDAVALGLALRGGDIEAGLRRYEQVRAARTRRIIQSGPRIAAMTTTRSRARIALRDSLVRLTPARVLATTMTRLAADPHRALRG, encoded by the coding sequence ATGCGAAGTGCATTGATCGTGGGCGCCGGCATCGGCGGGCTCGCGGCGGCGATCGCGCTGCGGCACGCCGACTGGGAGGTCCAGATCGTCGAGCAGGCGGCGACGCCGCGCGAACTGGGCTTCGCATTGGCACTTGCGCCCAACGCGCTCGCGGCACTCGACGAGCTCGGCCTGCGCCACGTCGTCGTGCCGCGCGGCGTCGAGGTGAAGACGCTCGAGGTGCGCCGCGCCGATGGGCGCCTGCTCAAGCGGATCGTCATGTCGGGCGCCGCCGTGCAGTCCGTCGTCCTCTTGCGCCCCGCGCTGCACGGGGCACTCCTGGAGGCGGTCGGCCCCGGCGTCCTCCAGCCAGGTTGTCGCGTGACAGGCGTCGAATCCGGGTCTTCGGCAGCGGTGGTGACGGCCGACAATCAGGACCTCTCCCGGCGCACGCCAGCCGATGTTGTCGTCGGAGCTGACGGAGTGGGGTCGGTCGTGCGACGGGCGCTCCATCCCGGCGAGCCGCCGCCGCGGCCTTCCGGCTACCATGCGCTGCGCGGGGTCAGCGAAAACGTCGCCGACCGGATGGGTGGCGCCGACGCCGTTGTGTATCTCGGCGACGGTGTGGAGATCGGCGTTGCGCGCGCGAGCGCGTCCGCGGTCTATTGGTACATCTCGCTGCTGGACGGGGCCGTCGAAGCCGACGCGGCGGCGGCGCTCGATCGCGGGCTTCGCGGCGTCCACGAAACCCCCGCGGGAATCATACGCGCCGCCGCAGCCGACGCGATCCGACTGGATCGGCTGTGGCTGCGCGCGCCGCTCGTGACTTGGGGACGCGGCCGCGTGACGCTGCTCGGCGACGCGGCGCATCCGGTCCTGCCGCACACGGCGCAGGGCGCCGCGCAGGCGCTCGAAGACGCGGTCGCGCTTGGGCTCGCCCTGCGAGGCGGCGATATCGAGGCGGGTCTGCGGCGCTACGAGCAGGTCCGCGCGGCGCGGACGCGGCGGATCATCCAGTCGGGGCCGCGGATCGCGGCGATGACGACCACGCGCAGCCGCGCGAGGATCGCGCTGCGCGACTCGCTCGTGCGCCTCACGCCGGCCCGGGTGCTGGCGACGACGATGACCCGGCTGGCGGCGGATCCGCACCGCGCGCTTCGCGGCTGA
- a CDS encoding TIM barrel protein — MSDMQRREFLSLLAAAPIAWRLNAAAAQAFTIGYAAITWGGDDPKAIEDVSAVGFKGIQLRASAFDRWGKTPADLKALLKTHTLAFPVLSSGNLNYQAADVAANIDMHLEHAKFVRDAGGQRIQVIDEKPKGRVVTTDDYKRLADAMNTLGAKTNALGVPLVYHHHMNSTGEPPAAIEAILSQCDAASVGLLFDIAHYQQGGGDPVAFIQQHGNAIKVVHLKDVRIVNEAPGYQWVELGRGRVDVKGCVAALKAIGFSGWAIVELDKVVDANGTPKTSAETNKAYVTSQLGLTL, encoded by the coding sequence ATGTCTGACATGCAACGCCGGGAGTTCCTGTCACTGCTGGCCGCCGCGCCGATCGCCTGGCGCCTGAACGCCGCCGCCGCGCAGGCGTTCACAATTGGCTACGCCGCGATCACCTGGGGCGGTGACGATCCCAAAGCCATCGAAGATGTCTCGGCGGTGGGCTTCAAGGGTATCCAGCTGCGTGCCAGCGCGTTCGATCGCTGGGGGAAGACGCCGGCGGATTTGAAGGCGCTCTTGAAGACGCACACGCTGGCCTTTCCGGTGCTCTCGAGCGGCAATCTGAACTACCAGGCGGCGGACGTCGCCGCCAACATCGACATGCACCTGGAGCACGCGAAGTTCGTGCGTGATGCCGGCGGGCAGCGGATCCAGGTCATCGACGAGAAACCGAAGGGGCGCGTCGTCACGACCGACGATTACAAACGGCTCGCCGACGCGATGAACACGCTCGGCGCGAAGACGAACGCGCTCGGCGTGCCGCTCGTCTATCACCATCACATGAACAGCACGGGAGAACCGCCCGCGGCGATCGAGGCGATCCTCAGCCAGTGCGATGCCGCGTCGGTCGGCCTGCTCTTCGACATCGCGCACTACCAGCAGGGTGGCGGCGATCCGGTCGCGTTCATTCAACAGCACGGCAATGCGATCAAGGTCGTGCATCTCAAGGATGTCCGAATCGTCAACGAAGCGCCCGGCTACCAGTGGGTCGAGCTCGGACGGGGACGCGTCGACGTCAAAGGCTGCGTCGCGGCGCTGAAGGCGATTGGCTTTTCCGGCTGGGCCATCGTCGAGCTCGACAAGGTGGTCGACGCCAACGGGACGCCGAAGACGAGCGCCGAGACCAACAAGGCGTACGTGACGAGCCAGCTCGGCCTGACTCTATGA
- a CDS encoding MFS transporter, protein MDRRRGYVAATSFTALFTIVGLALYGLPFYYDFMVREFGWSRAQVTSGNAISRLIIGPLFGFAAGWIVDRFGPRRLMMAGIVMAGGALVGLAHMSTLWMFYLFYVFNAIGYVCGGPLPNQVLLSRWFDTGRGKAMGFAYLGIGIGGWLVLRLSPNLAAAFGWRGALQVIGVVIVVVALPMAYFVTDQPDGAGPARRGPRANDPPDGPGLRDVFRDPAFYLLALGSMCSIAAVGGANQHLKLYLSLDLKFAQDAAGRIAAMVLFFSIFGRLLMGWLADRLPKKAVMLLIYVLVAGSIPLLLTGSPTSLSAFSIVFGLGLGGEYMIIPLMAAELFGVRVLGRLLGVLLTADGVAEATAPMLIGYLRDHSASYRTGFLLLIAIALVGTLAIAALPRRSAHEVTSHV, encoded by the coding sequence GTGGATAGGCGCCGCGGCTACGTCGCCGCCACCTCGTTCACGGCGCTCTTCACCATCGTCGGCCTCGCGCTCTACGGGCTGCCGTTCTACTACGACTTCATGGTGCGCGAGTTCGGCTGGTCGCGCGCGCAGGTGACGTCCGGAAACGCGATCAGCCGGCTGATCATCGGACCGTTGTTCGGATTCGCCGCCGGATGGATCGTCGATCGGTTCGGACCGCGGCGGCTCATGATGGCCGGGATCGTGATGGCGGGTGGCGCGCTCGTCGGGCTCGCGCACATGTCAACGCTGTGGATGTTCTACCTCTTCTACGTCTTCAACGCGATCGGCTACGTCTGCGGCGGCCCGCTTCCGAACCAGGTGTTGCTGTCGCGCTGGTTCGACACCGGCCGCGGCAAGGCGATGGGCTTCGCCTACCTGGGCATCGGCATCGGCGGTTGGCTCGTGCTCAGGTTGTCGCCGAACCTGGCGGCCGCGTTCGGCTGGCGCGGTGCGCTGCAGGTCATCGGCGTCGTGATCGTTGTCGTCGCGCTGCCGATGGCGTATTTCGTGACGGACCAGCCAGACGGCGCCGGACCCGCGCGACGTGGCCCGCGTGCGAACGACCCGCCAGACGGGCCCGGACTGCGAGACGTCTTCCGCGACCCCGCGTTCTACCTGCTGGCGCTCGGCAGCATGTGCTCGATCGCGGCGGTCGGGGGCGCCAACCAGCATCTCAAGCTGTATCTCAGCCTCGACCTGAAGTTCGCGCAGGATGCCGCCGGCCGGATCGCCGCGATGGTGCTGTTCTTCAGCATCTTCGGGCGTCTGCTCATGGGATGGCTCGCCGATCGACTTCCGAAAAAAGCGGTGATGCTCCTGATCTACGTGCTCGTCGCCGGCTCGATCCCGTTGCTGCTGACCGGCAGCCCGACGTCGCTCTCCGCGTTCTCGATCGTGTTCGGCCTGGGTCTCGGCGGCGAGTACATGATCATCCCGCTGATGGCCGCCGAGCTGTTCGGTGTGCGGGTGCTCGGCCGGCTGCTGGGGGTGCTTCTCACCGCGGACGGCGTGGCGGAAGCGACAGCGCCGATGCTGATCGGGTATCTTCGGGACCATTCGGCCAGTTACCGGACCGGGTTCCTTCTTCTGATTGCCATTGCGCTCGTCGGCACACTGGCGATCGCCGCGCTGCCGCGCCGGAGTGCGCACGAGGTCACGAGTCATGTCTGA
- the galK gene encoding galactokinase gives MTFAYRAPGRVNLIGEHTDYNDGFVMPVAIDRATTATMTPRPDRTVVVQSGQAPSIAFDLDQPGSGPSGSWSDYLRGTAAILERRGHRLRGADIAITSDVPAGAGLSSSAALEVSIGFGLLDLAGAPIDLTELALACQQAEHEFVGTRCGIMDQFIACHGRAGHALLIDTRSLRIDALPIPDGVRVLICNSMTRHAHASGEYNHRRSDCESGVRSLQGALPDVRALRDVTSAQLEESRARLDARVYRRCRHVVTENERVLHAAEALTRGDLRAFGALMDASHASMRDDYEISTPSIDALVDAARACHGVYGARLTGGGFGGCVVALVDAPAVASVAEQIRGGYATTTGRVADIYPCAASDGVRRIA, from the coding sequence ATGACGTTCGCCTACCGCGCGCCAGGCCGCGTCAATCTCATCGGCGAGCACACCGACTACAACGACGGCTTCGTCATGCCGGTCGCCATCGATCGTGCGACGACCGCCACGATGACCCCGCGCCCCGATCGCACGGTGGTGGTGCAATCGGGACAGGCGCCGTCGATCGCGTTCGACCTCGACCAGCCGGGATCCGGACCGAGCGGGAGCTGGAGCGACTACCTCCGTGGCACCGCCGCGATCCTGGAGCGGCGCGGCCATCGCCTGCGCGGCGCCGACATCGCCATCACCAGCGACGTGCCCGCCGGGGCGGGGCTCAGCTCTTCGGCGGCGCTCGAAGTGTCGATCGGGTTCGGGCTCCTCGATCTGGCCGGCGCGCCGATCGACCTCACCGAGCTGGCTCTGGCCTGCCAGCAGGCCGAACACGAGTTCGTCGGGACGCGCTGTGGAATCATGGACCAGTTCATCGCTTGTCACGGTCGCGCCGGGCATGCCCTACTGATCGACACGCGCTCGCTGCGCATCGACGCCCTGCCGATACCGGACGGCGTCCGCGTGCTCATCTGCAACTCGATGACCAGGCACGCGCACGCGTCGGGCGAGTACAACCACCGCCGTAGCGACTGCGAGAGCGGCGTGCGGTCGCTGCAGGGGGCGCTTCCAGACGTCCGCGCGCTGCGCGACGTGACCTCCGCCCAGCTCGAGGAGAGCCGGGCGCGGCTCGACGCCCGCGTCTACCGCCGCTGCCGCCACGTCGTCACCGAGAACGAGCGCGTCCTCCACGCGGCGGAGGCTCTCACCCGCGGCGATCTTCGGGCCTTCGGCGCGCTGATGGACGCCTCGCACGCCAGCATGCGGGACGACTATGAGATCAGCACCCCCTCGATCGATGCGCTGGTGGACGCGGCGCGCGCCTGTCACGGCGTCTACGGCGCTCGCCTCACCGGCGGCGGCTTCGGCGGCTGTGTCGTCGCGCTGGTCGACGCGCCGGCGGTCGCCTCGGTCGCCGAGCAGATCCGCGGCGGCTATGCGACGACCACCGGGCGAGTCGCCGACATCTATCCCTGTGCGGCGTCCGACGGTGTACGGCGGATCGCGTGA
- a CDS encoding alginate lyase family protein, whose translation MIRLGVIGAVLLLWLAPALPQDTSTRERARVLAQADRYLTDAPTTVTASHSPRSAGGVHDYFSEGDYWWPDPANPDGPYLQRDGMSNPGNFDEHRKALMRLSVEMPALTAAYLLTHDRKYALAAGRHADAWFVAAATKMTPALRYAQAIHGRVTGRGTGIIDTIHLVEVARALERLDGAPGWGPESARSTRRWFADYLDWLTTDQYGRDERDTTNNHATCWVMQVAAFAHYTGNEPLLRDCRGRFKTVLLQQMAADGSFPRELARSKPYGYSLFNLEAMATICQILSTRNDDLWTYELPDGRGMRRAMAFMVPYIRDKQTWPKPPDVMYDGAWPMRQASLLFAGRALGEPSYLQLWSTLPADSNVEEVIRNFFVRQPRLWVD comes from the coding sequence GTGATTCGTCTGGGTGTCATCGGCGCGGTCCTGCTGCTGTGGCTCGCTCCGGCGCTGCCGCAGGACACCAGCACGCGCGAGCGCGCGCGCGTGCTCGCGCAGGCCGATCGCTATCTCACCGACGCCCCCACGACGGTCACGGCGTCGCACTCGCCGCGCAGCGCCGGCGGCGTGCACGACTACTTCTCGGAAGGCGATTACTGGTGGCCCGACCCGGCGAATCCCGACGGGCCCTACCTCCAGCGCGACGGCATGAGCAATCCCGGAAACTTCGACGAGCACCGCAAGGCGTTGATGCGGTTGTCGGTCGAGATGCCGGCGCTCACCGCCGCCTATCTGCTGACCCACGACCGCAAGTATGCGCTCGCCGCTGGGCGCCATGCCGACGCGTGGTTCGTGGCGGCGGCGACGAAGATGACGCCAGCTTTGCGCTACGCGCAGGCGATCCACGGCCGCGTTACCGGCCGCGGCACCGGCATCATCGACACGATCCACCTCGTCGAGGTGGCGCGCGCGCTCGAACGCCTCGACGGCGCTCCCGGCTGGGGCCCGGAGTCGGCGCGCAGCACGCGGCGCTGGTTCGCCGATTATCTCGACTGGCTGACGACCGACCAGTACGGCCGCGACGAACGCGACACGACGAACAACCACGCCACCTGCTGGGTGATGCAGGTGGCGGCCTTCGCGCACTACACCGGCAACGAGCCGCTGCTGCGCGACTGCCGCGGCCGGTTCAAGACCGTCCTTCTGCAGCAGATGGCCGCCGACGGCAGCTTCCCCCGCGAGCTCGCCCGCAGCAAGCCCTACGGCTACTCGCTCTTCAATCTCGAGGCGATGGCGACGATCTGCCAGATCCTCTCGACCAGAAACGACGATCTGTGGACCTACGAGCTGCCCGACGGCCGCGGCATGCGCAGGGCCATGGCCTTCATGGTGCCCTACATCCGCGACAAGCAGACGTGGCCGAAGCCGCCTGACGTGATGTACGACGGGGCGTGGCCCATGCGCCAGGCCAGCCTGCTCTTCGCGGGCCGCGCGCTCGGCGAGCCGTCCTACCTGCAACTCTGGTCCACGCTGCCGGCGGACTCCAACGTCGAGGAAGTGATCCGCAACTTCTTCGTGCGCCAGCCGCGGCTCTGGGTCGACTAG
- a CDS encoding alpha-L-fucosidase, with translation MRRSMLAPTLMLMPMLLLIPMLTGAARLDSAHGLAQGAGADPAKETRLEWFREAKYGMFIHWGLYAIPAGEWKGQRCLGLGEWLMNRCKVPVHDYEALAKQFNPIKYDPDAWVQLAQDAGMKYIVITSKHHDGFALFKSAASPYNVVDATPYHKDVLKQLADACARRGMRLGFYYSQSQDWHEPGGAGNTWDFGPDTGPDGKTELKKYDDYLRGKAEPQVKELLTNYGPVALVWFDTPRMMTPERGQRFADIVRTLQPKTLIDGRLGSEGDYRSTGDNVIPSEASTEAWETPATTNDTWGYRTDDTNWKGPGQILFKLIDIVSKGGNYLLNVGPMADGLIPEPPQESLRTVGRWLKLNGEAIYGTSQSPFGDEFGEWTSRNAKDIRGQRLFLPNTDWRATVKPGKLYLTFFVAPRGPFVLPAMQNKVTRAYRLMDKVPVTVSSENGHTSLTIDGPLPDPMATVVVVEFSGDKIVR, from the coding sequence ATGCGTAGATCGATGCTCGCCCCGACGCTGATGTTGATGCCGATGTTGCTGCTGATACCGATGCTGACGGGGGCGGCTCGCCTCGATTCAGCCCACGGTCTCGCGCAGGGCGCCGGCGCGGATCCGGCAAAAGAGACACGGCTCGAATGGTTCCGTGAGGCCAAATACGGGATGTTCATCCACTGGGGCCTCTACGCCATTCCCGCAGGCGAGTGGAAAGGGCAGCGCTGCCTGGGGCTCGGCGAGTGGCTGATGAACCGGTGCAAGGTGCCGGTGCACGACTACGAGGCGCTCGCGAAGCAGTTCAACCCGATCAAATACGATCCCGACGCCTGGGTGCAGCTCGCGCAGGACGCGGGGATGAAGTACATCGTCATCACCTCCAAGCATCACGACGGATTTGCGCTCTTCAAGTCGGCGGCGAGCCCGTACAACGTCGTCGACGCGACGCCGTATCACAAGGACGTGCTGAAGCAGCTGGCCGACGCGTGCGCGCGCCGCGGGATGCGGCTCGGGTTCTATTACTCGCAATCGCAGGACTGGCACGAGCCGGGAGGCGCCGGCAACACCTGGGACTTCGGTCCAGACACCGGCCCCGACGGTAAGACCGAGCTCAAGAAATACGACGACTACCTGCGCGGCAAGGCGGAGCCGCAGGTCAAGGAGCTGCTCACGAACTACGGGCCGGTGGCGCTCGTCTGGTTCGACACGCCGAGGATGATGACGCCCGAGCGCGGTCAACGGTTCGCCGACATCGTCCGCACCCTGCAGCCCAAGACATTGATTGACGGCCGCCTGGGTTCGGAAGGTGACTACCGCTCCACCGGCGACAACGTGATCCCGTCGGAGGCTTCGACAGAGGCCTGGGAGACGCCAGCGACCACGAACGACACCTGGGGGTACCGCACCGACGACACCAACTGGAAGGGGCCCGGCCAGATTCTCTTCAAGCTCATCGATATCGTGAGCAAGGGGGGGAACTATCTGCTCAATGTCGGCCCCATGGCCGACGGACTGATCCCGGAGCCGCCTCAGGAAAGCCTTCGCACCGTCGGGCGGTGGCTGAAACTCAACGGAGAGGCGATTTACGGGACCAGCCAGTCTCCCTTCGGGGACGAGTTCGGGGAGTGGACGTCGCGGAACGCCAAAGACATACGCGGACAGCGGTTGTTCCTGCCGAACACCGACTGGCGGGCGACGGTGAAGCCAGGAAAGCTGTATCTGACGTTTTTTGTCGCGCCGCGAGGCCCGTTCGTGCTGCCGGCGATGCAGAACAAGGTGACCCGCGCTTATCGTCTAATGGACAAGGTTCCGGTGACCGTATCGTCCGAAAACGGACACACGTCGCTGACGATCGACGGACCGTTGCCGGATCCGATGGCCACTGTGGTCGTGGTCGAGTTCAGTGGTGACAAAATCGTGCGCTGA